Genomic segment of Mycolicibacterium psychrotolerans:
TCAACCCGTGCGGTGTGTGCAGTCCGAACACCGTCAGCGTCTGCGCGCCGGACTCGCGCAGTTCGTCGGACAGAATCGTCGGATCGGCCAACGAGTGGCAGTAGATCTCGCACGGAAGTGGTTCGGGCACAGCGCCGCCGGCGGCCTGCCGGTAGGCGGACTCGAGCTGGCCGTAGCTCTCGTTGATGTGGAACGTCCCGCCGAAAGCCTGCTCCGGGGCGACGCTCTCGTCCCGCAGTCGCGGCAGCCGGCGCAGCATCAGGTTCACCTTCACCTGCGCGCCGGGCGCGACGTCGGGGGCGTCCTCGCCCAGCAGGCGCGCCAGCACGGCCGGCGTGACATTGGCCAGGACCCGGTCGGCGACCACCCGATGCTCGGCACCGCCGCGCCGGAAGTGCACCTCACCGTCGGGGGTGACCGACTCCACCTCGGCACCGGTGACGATGTCGGCCCCGAAACCGGCCGCGGCCGCCGCCAGCGCGCCGCTGACCGCACCCATCCCGCCGATCGGCACGTCCCAGTCACCGCTGCCGCCGCCGATGAGGTGGTAGAGGAAGCACACGTTCTGCCGCAGCGACGGGTCGTCGAGCGCCGCGAACGTGCCGATCAACGCGTCGGTGGCCATCACCCCGCGCACGAGATCGCTGTGCACCGCGGACGTGATCGCCTCGCCGATCGGACGGTCGACCATCGCCCGCCACACCGCCTCCGCGTCGGTGCCGCCTGCGGCGATGACGTCGCGGCGCATCTGGGAGCGGGTGCGCAGCGGCTGGGTCAGCGTCGGCCAGACATGCGTCGTGACGGTGCGGCAGCGCCGGTAGAACTCGTCGAAGCCCGCCTCGTCGGCCGCGGCGCCGACCGCGCCGAACGTCGACTCCGGCCCGACCAGCAGTCCGGTGCGGCCGGCGGTGGCCGGGTCGGGGGTGTAGGACGAATACCGCCGCCGCACCAGCCGGA
This window contains:
- a CDS encoding phytoene desaturase family protein gives rise to the protein MSGRTDTRADVVIVGGGHNGLVAAGYLARAGRRVRVLERLDHVGGAAVSTHAFDGIDARLSRYSYLVSLLPQRIVDDLGARIRLVRRRYSSYTPDPATAGRTGLLVGPESTFGAVGAAADEAGFDEFYRRCRTVTTHVWPTLTQPLRTRSQMRRDVIAAGGTDAEAVWRAMVDRPIGEAITSAVHSDLVRGVMATDALIGTFAALDDPSLRQNVCFLYHLIGGGSGDWDVPIGGMGAVSGALAAAAAGFGADIVTGAEVESVTPDGEVHFRRGGAEHRVVADRVLANVTPAVLARLLGEDAPDVAPGAQVKVNLMLRRLPRLRDESVAPEQAFGGTFHINESYGQLESAYRQAAGGAVPEPLPCEIYCHSLADPTILSDELRESGAQTLTVFGLHTPHGLMASGTPGRMRDALTSAALTSLNSVLAEPIQDVLMEDAVGRLCIEAKTTSDLEDALGMTNGNIFHGALSWPFAEDDDLLATPAQRWGVATRHERILLCGSGSRRGGAVSGIGGHNAAMAVLEG